In Flavobacterium sp. N3904, one DNA window encodes the following:
- a CDS encoding porin family protein, which produces MKKTLFLLGLLVSTMTMVGQTASTTDSTKESWYFKVGGSYFIQTAATEFPIVSGALPNTDVYAANGTTLVSRETNTGSFGEGFRTGLTAGYRFTPRLGVEMAFNYYSSNSKTMVETVNRLVAAGPTFVTGSAEGKITAYDLAPAIVLFLGELNGFEPYTKVGVIVPVSGDLTIETNRVYSNPAGTTTTYAKDVVKPNPTVGFMAVLGTSYKLGKNISLYGEVEYRNFTVHGKTKETEAYTENGVDKLNTPTAFRPDASYSASHVDYVDQLNSSSNNPLFNPNTTTTTIPGDTTRPNDAMNEISSYVGISGLGFTLGLKYSL; this is translated from the coding sequence ATGAAAAAGACCCTATTTTTATTAGGATTATTAGTTTCTACAATGACAATGGTAGGACAAACTGCAAGTACTACAGATAGTACAAAAGAAAGCTGGTATTTTAAAGTAGGAGGTTCTTATTTTATACAAACTGCTGCAACAGAATTTCCAATTGTTTCTGGAGCATTGCCAAATACAGATGTATATGCTGCAAATGGAACTACTTTGGTTTCTAGAGAAACTAATACAGGTTCTTTTGGAGAAGGTTTCCGTACAGGCTTAACTGCGGGATACCGTTTTACACCACGTTTAGGTGTTGAGATGGCTTTTAATTATTACTCAAGTAATAGTAAAACAATGGTTGAAACAGTAAATAGATTAGTAGCCGCTGGGCCAACTTTCGTTACAGGTTCAGCAGAAGGAAAAATTACAGCTTATGATTTAGCCCCAGCTATTGTATTGTTTCTTGGAGAATTGAATGGTTTTGAGCCTTACACAAAAGTAGGGGTTATTGTTCCTGTTTCTGGTGATTTGACTATTGAAACAAATAGAGTGTATAGCAATCCAGCTGGAACTACTACTACATATGCTAAAGATGTAGTAAAACCGAACCCAACAGTTGGTTTTATGGCTGTTTTGGGGACTTCATATAAATTAGGTAAAAACATTTCTCTTTATGGAGAAGTAGAATACCGTAATTTTACTGTTCATGGAAAAACTAAAGAAACAGAGGCTTATACTGAAAATGGGGTTGATAAATTGAACACTCCTACAGCTTTCCGTCCAGATGCATCTTATTCTGCAAGTCACGTAGATTATGTGGATCAACTTAATAGTAGTTCAAATAATCCTTTGTTTAATCCTAACACGACTACGACAACTATTCCTGGTGATACAACTAGACCAAATGATGCAATGAATGAGATTAGTTCTTACGTTGGAATTTCTGGATTAGGTTTTACTCTTGGATTGAAATACAGTCTATAA
- a CDS encoding antibiotic biosynthesis monooxygenase family protein: MILEIAILQVIKGEEAHFERDFAIASQFIESIPGYLSHSLRKCLEEENKYLLLVDWEKLEDHTVGFRKSEAYLEWKRLLHHYYNPFPVVEHYEMVLESKK, from the coding sequence ATGATTTTAGAAATAGCTATTCTGCAAGTAATAAAAGGAGAAGAAGCTCATTTTGAAAGAGACTTTGCAATTGCCAGTCAATTTATAGAATCTATCCCAGGTTATTTGAGTCATAGTTTGAGAAAATGTTTAGAGGAAGAAAACAAATACTTATTGCTCGTTGATTGGGAGAAATTGGAAGATCATACCGTTGGTTTTAGAAAATCTGAAGCCTATTTAGAATGGAAAAGATTATTACACCATTATTACAATCCGTTCCCAGTAGTAGAGCATTACGAAATGGTTTTGGAGTCTAAAAAATAA
- the leuD gene encoding 3-isopropylmalate dehydratase small subunit, which yields MAYDKFTILTSSAVPLPIENVDTDQIIPARFLKATKREAFGDNLFRDWRYNGDDTPKADFVLNDATYSGKILVGGKNFGSGSSREHAAWAVYDYGFRAVVSSFFADIFKGNCLNIGVLPVQVSPEFAETIFKAIEADPKTELEINLPEQTITLKVTGQKESFDISGYKKDNMINGFDDIDYLQNIKEEITGFADKLPY from the coding sequence ATGGCATACGATAAATTTACCATCCTTACTAGTAGTGCAGTGCCACTACCAATAGAAAACGTGGATACCGATCAAATCATCCCAGCTCGTTTCTTGAAAGCTACAAAACGTGAAGCTTTTGGAGACAACCTTTTTAGAGATTGGAGATACAATGGAGATGATACTCCAAAAGCAGATTTCGTTTTGAACGACGCAACATACAGCGGAAAAATATTAGTGGGCGGAAAAAACTTTGGTTCGGGTTCTTCAAGAGAGCACGCAGCTTGGGCAGTTTACGATTATGGATTTCGTGCCGTTGTTTCTAGTTTCTTCGCGGATATTTTTAAAGGAAATTGCTTGAACATTGGTGTTTTGCCAGTACAAGTAAGCCCAGAATTTGCTGAAACTATTTTCAAAGCAATCGAAGCCGATCCAAAAACAGAATTGGAAATCAATTTGCCTGAGCAAACTATTACACTTAAAGTAACGGGACAAAAAGAGTCTTTTGATATTTCTGGATACAAAAAAGACAATATGATTAACGGCTTTGATGATATTGACTACTTGCAAAACATTAAAGAAGAAATCACGGGATTTGCAGATAAACTGCCTTACTAA
- a CDS encoding methyltransferase domain-containing protein yields the protein MSANKHIQRDNQDANKVYNDRSLANDYRHLSSILKPGMNVLDIGCATGFISKDIAAIIGENGKVTGIDNTESLILSEKESHQNVTNLELIHIDLFDFNPEEKFDLIISARVLQWLSNPKEALLKMKSLLKPNGQISILDYDHTNLDWNPSPPESMQAFYNTFLKWRHDAGMNNRIAEDLPHLLEEAGFHSVEKINSDELYNEERSDYKTKIGIWSKVAGSLQMVEEGYLENDLRLKAIEEYNHWIETEAISMTMKLNEVRGKI from the coding sequence ATGAGCGCAAACAAGCACATTCAACGAGACAATCAAGATGCCAACAAAGTATATAATGACAGAAGCCTAGCAAATGATTACAGACATTTATCTTCTATTTTAAAACCGGGTATGAATGTTTTAGATATAGGCTGTGCGACAGGCTTTATTTCAAAAGACATTGCGGCTATAATTGGAGAAAACGGAAAAGTTACCGGAATTGACAATACCGAAAGTTTAATTTTAAGCGAGAAAGAATCGCATCAAAACGTCACAAATTTAGAGTTAATTCATATTGATTTATTTGATTTCAATCCAGAAGAAAAATTTGATTTAATTATTTCAGCAAGAGTATTACAATGGTTGAGCAATCCAAAAGAGGCTTTACTAAAAATGAAATCCCTTTTGAAACCAAACGGTCAAATTTCAATTTTAGACTATGACCATACGAATCTAGATTGGAATCCGTCGCCGCCAGAAAGTATGCAAGCCTTTTACAATACGTTCTTGAAGTGGAGACACGACGCTGGAATGAATAATAGAATTGCCGAAGATTTGCCACATTTATTAGAAGAAGCAGGTTTTCATTCTGTCGAAAAAATAAATTCTGATGAACTTTATAATGAAGAGCGTTCAGATTACAAAACGAAAATAGGAATTTGGTCTAAAGTGGCAGGTTCTCTTCAAATGGTAGAAGAAGGTTATTTAGAAAATGACTTGCGATTGAAAGCCATAGAAGAATACAACCATTGGATAGAAACCGAAGCGATTTCTATGACAATGAAATTAAATGAAGTGCGAGGAAAAATATAA
- a CDS encoding DUF58 domain-containing protein, producing the protein MKIESQIEKISSFQHLELLANQVVEGFISGMHKSPFHGFSAEFAEHKVYNVGESTKHIDWKLFAKTDRLYTKCFEEETNLRCHIIIDNSSSMHYPKLKDNQPFYESKIGFSVLASAVLMNLLKKQRDAIGISVFSDSYEYYAPEKGSDRHHRMILNTLEGLLGDTKEKKQTDTITYLHQIAEKIHRRSMIILFTDMFQSDNEEALFNALQHLKHDKHKVVLFHVVDNETELKFDFDNAPRKFIDVETGDEVVIFADNVKQEYEKQVSDYFKKLALTCAQNKIKYIPVGVGENFEKILTTYLVEKQKFG; encoded by the coding sequence ATGAAGATCGAATCGCAAATAGAAAAAATATCCAGTTTTCAGCACTTGGAATTGTTGGCCAATCAAGTAGTGGAAGGTTTTATTTCGGGTATGCACAAAAGTCCGTTTCATGGATTTTCGGCTGAGTTTGCCGAGCATAAAGTGTATAATGTGGGTGAAAGTACCAAACATATCGATTGGAAATTATTTGCCAAGACCGATCGTTTGTACACAAAATGTTTTGAGGAAGAAACCAACCTGAGATGTCATATCATTATTGACAACTCTTCGTCGATGCATTATCCTAAACTGAAGGATAATCAGCCGTTTTATGAAAGTAAAATAGGTTTTTCGGTATTGGCATCGGCAGTACTGATGAACCTGCTGAAGAAACAGCGAGATGCCATTGGGATCAGTGTGTTTTCGGATAGTTATGAGTATTATGCACCAGAAAAAGGGAGTGACCGTCATCATAGAATGATTTTGAACACCCTCGAAGGCCTTTTGGGAGATACTAAAGAAAAAAAGCAAACAGATACGATTACGTATCTGCATCAAATAGCAGAGAAAATTCACCGTCGTTCGATGATTATTTTGTTTACCGACATGTTTCAGTCGGATAATGAAGAAGCGCTTTTTAATGCGTTGCAACATTTGAAACACGACAAACATAAAGTGGTTTTATTTCATGTGGTAGACAACGAAACGGAGCTTAAATTTGATTTTGACAATGCCCCAAGAAAGTTTATTGATGTGGAAACAGGAGATGAGGTAGTGATTTTTGCCGATAATGTGAAGCAGGAATACGAAAAACAGGTGAGCGATTACTTCAAAAAGTTGGCGTTAACGTGTGCTCAAAACAAAATAAAGTACATTCCTGTGGGCGTTGGCGAAAATTTTGAAAAAATATTGACGACATACTTGGTTGAAAAACAAAAGTTTGGATAA
- the leuC gene encoding 3-isopropylmalate dehydratase large subunit — MSTTLFDKVWDSHVVRKIEDGPDVFFIDRHFIHEVTSPVAFLGLKERGIKVLYPERTFATADHNTPTINQHLPVADALSANQLKALEDNAAEYGISHWGLGHQKNGIVHVVGPENGITLPGATIVCGDSHTSTHGAFGAIAFGIGTSEVEMVMATQCIMQPKPKKMRINVNGTLSKGVGPKDVALYIISKLTTSGGTGYFAEYAGNVFEEMSMEGRMTVCNLSIEMGARGGMIAPDQKTFDFLEGRLYAPKGEAWTKAVEYWKTLKTDADAFFDAELNIDAADIEPMITYGTNPGMGIGISATIPNANQVEGGEETYKKSLAYMGFHENDVMIGKSIDFVFLGSCTNGRIEDFRAFTEIVKGRKKADNVTAWLVPGSHVVEAQIKEEGLLDILTEAGFVLRQPGCSACLAMNDDKVPAGKYAVSTSNRNFEGRQGPGSRTLLASPIMAAAAAVTGKLTDPRDLM, encoded by the coding sequence ATGAGTACTACATTATTCGACAAAGTATGGGATTCGCACGTGGTGCGTAAAATAGAAGATGGACCAGATGTGTTTTTTATTGACCGTCATTTTATTCACGAAGTGACTAGTCCTGTTGCTTTTTTAGGTTTGAAAGAAAGAGGTATCAAGGTGCTGTATCCGGAACGCACTTTTGCAACTGCCGATCACAACACTCCAACTATAAACCAACATTTACCGGTTGCCGATGCTTTATCTGCCAACCAATTGAAAGCGCTGGAAGACAATGCAGCCGAATATGGAATTTCGCACTGGGGATTGGGACACCAAAAAAATGGTATCGTTCACGTGGTAGGACCTGAAAATGGAATTACTTTGCCTGGTGCAACTATCGTTTGTGGTGATTCTCACACTTCTACTCACGGTGCTTTTGGAGCTATTGCTTTTGGTATTGGAACTTCAGAAGTGGAAATGGTTATGGCTACTCAATGTATTATGCAGCCAAAACCAAAGAAAATGCGTATTAACGTAAACGGAACTTTGAGTAAAGGAGTGGGGCCAAAAGACGTAGCCCTTTATATCATTTCAAAATTGACAACTTCGGGCGGAACAGGATATTTTGCTGAATATGCGGGAAATGTTTTTGAAGAAATGTCTATGGAAGGTCGTATGACCGTTTGCAACTTGAGTATCGAAATGGGTGCTCGTGGCGGTATGATTGCTCCTGACCAAAAAACATTTGATTTCTTGGAAGGACGTTTGTATGCTCCAAAAGGAGAAGCTTGGACAAAAGCAGTCGAATATTGGAAAACTTTGAAAACGGATGCTGATGCTTTTTTTGATGCTGAATTAAACATCGATGCGGCTGATATTGAACCAATGATTACTTACGGAACCAATCCTGGAATGGGAATTGGTATCTCAGCAACTATTCCAAACGCCAACCAAGTAGAAGGTGGCGAGGAAACGTATAAAAAATCTTTGGCCTATATGGGCTTCCACGAAAATGACGTAATGATTGGCAAATCAATTGATTTTGTTTTCTTGGGAAGCTGTACGAATGGCCGTATCGAAGATTTTAGAGCTTTTACAGAAATTGTTAAAGGCAGAAAAAAAGCAGACAATGTTACCGCTTGGCTGGTTCCAGGTTCTCACGTTGTAGAAGCACAGATTAAAGAAGAAGGTCTTTTGGACATTCTTACTGAGGCAGGTTTTGTATTACGTCAGCCTGGATGTTCAGCATGTTTGGCAATGAACGATGATAAAGTTCCTGCTGGAAAATATGCAGTAAGTACATCAAACAGAAACTTTGAAGGTCGTCAAGGTCCTGGTTCAAGAACTTTGTTAGCTTCTCCAATTATGGCAGCAGCTGCAGCAGTTACTGGAAAACTGACAGATCCAAGAGATTTGATGTAA
- the trxA gene encoding thioredoxin, whose translation MALAITDATFEEVVLKSTQPVMVDFWAAWCGPCRMVGPIIDELSNEYEGKVVVGKVDVDANQEFAAKYGVRNIPTVLVFHNGEVVGKQVGVAPKQTYADSLDALL comes from the coding sequence ATGGCATTAGCAATAACAGATGCTACTTTTGAGGAAGTAGTTTTGAAATCGACACAACCAGTAATGGTGGATTTTTGGGCAGCATGGTGTGGGCCTTGTAGAATGGTTGGACCAATCATCGATGAACTAAGCAACGAGTACGAAGGTAAAGTAGTTGTAGGTAAAGTAGATGTAGATGCAAACCAAGAATTTGCTGCAAAATACGGTGTGAGAAATATTCCAACAGTATTGGTTTTCCACAATGGAGAAGTGGTTGGAAAACAAGTAGGAGTGGCTCCAAAACAAACGTATGCAGATAGCTTAGACGCATTGTTGTAA
- a CDS encoding class I SAM-dependent methyltransferase → MKSTLSEIQQRFDNEVARFSNLETGQISTVDATLSLELLTQAASVCCPDAKQVLDLGCGAGNYSLKLLELIPDFDSTLIDLSQPMLDKAKERISNVSKGKITAIQTDFLNMELPDETFDIVVTGAAMHHLRSDEEWETVFSEIYKSIKKGGCFWISDLIKHDHPAIDQLMWKRYADYLEGVGGKAYQENVFDYIAKEDTPRSVMYQLEVLKRVGFSYVDVLHKNSNFSVFGGIK, encoded by the coding sequence ATGAAATCAACATTATCTGAAATACAACAGCGTTTTGACAACGAAGTAGCCCGTTTTTCAAATTTAGAAACAGGCCAAATCAGTACCGTTGATGCCACTTTGAGTTTAGAATTATTGACCCAAGCAGCAAGTGTTTGTTGCCCTGATGCCAAACAAGTTTTGGATTTAGGCTGTGGTGCAGGTAATTATTCTTTAAAATTATTAGAGCTTATTCCTGATTTTGATTCCACCTTGATTGATTTGAGTCAACCGATGTTGGATAAAGCAAAAGAAAGAATTTCCAACGTTTCCAAAGGAAAAATTACTGCTATTCAAACTGATTTTTTGAATATGGAATTGCCGGACGAAACTTTTGATATTGTAGTAACAGGAGCGGCAATGCATCATTTAAGATCGGATGAAGAATGGGAAACTGTTTTCTCCGAAATATATAAAAGTATAAAAAAAGGAGGTTGTTTTTGGATTTCAGATTTAATAAAACACGACCATCCTGCAATTGACCAATTGATGTGGAAACGTTATGCTGATTATTTAGAAGGTGTTGGAGGAAAAGCATATCAAGAAAATGTGTTCGATTATATTGCCAAAGAAGATACACCTCGTTCCGTGATGTATCAATTGGAAGTATTGAAAAGAGTAGGTTTTTCATACGTAGACGTTTTACATAAAAACAGTAATTTCTCCGTTTTTGGAGGTATAAAATAA
- the dnaE gene encoding DNA polymerase III subunit alpha: MYLIFDTETTGLPKKWGAPISDTDNWPRCVQIAWQLHDDMGKLIEHQDYLVKPEGFNIPYDAERIHGISTELAEAEGISLAEVLEKFNIALGKAKFIVGQNLGFDINIMGCEFYRMGVDSPMGSMPILDTCTEVTASLLKLPGGRGGKFKLPTLTELHSYLFDKPFAEAHNATADVEATTRCFLELIRRDIFTKEELDVEIGYFKDFKSKNPHEIELIGLKHINLKEASEKIRLQFGEKQAVSVSKEELTENKKVLIDAPFVHLHNHTQFSVLQSTISIAALVKAAAQQKMPAVAMTDHANLMGAFHFVRDILYHNKAAESKNKAAIENGEEPTEVPMKPIVGCEFFVCEDHKNKSVKDNGYQIVLLAKTKKGYHNLAKMSSIAYTEGFYYVPRIDRKVIQQYKEDIIVLSGNLYGEIPSKVLNLGENQAEEALLWWKNEFQDDFYIELMRHNQEDENRVNTSLISLARKHEVKLIATNNIFYIDKENANAHDILLCVRDGEKQTTPIGRGRGYRYGLPNQEYYFKSGDEMKQLFADLPEAISNISEIVDKIEIFDLAREVLLPKFEIPVEFNDPEDEKDGGVRGENAYLRHLTFEGANRRYPVITDEIQERLDFELLTIKNSGYPGYFLIVQDLIAEARSMGVSVGPGRGSAAGSVVAYCLKITNIDPLMYNLLFERFLNPDRVSLPDIDIDFDDEGRSSVMDYVIRKYGSKQVAQIITYGKMATKSAIRDTARVLDLPLFEADKIAKLIPGMMPSKWNLARFLNEKEDVIRKAVRPEEYDKIKELIEIANEGDLGGETIQQAKVLEGNLRNTGIHACGVIITPSDITNFVPVATAKDSDLFVTQFDNSVVESAGLLKMDFLGLKTLTLIKDTVKLVKYRSGIELDPDTFPIDDAKTYELFQRGETVGIFQYESAGMQKYMKELKPTVFPDLIAMNALYRPGPIAYIPSFIKRKNGEEPIEYDLADCEELLKDTYGITVYQEQVMLLSQKLAGFSKGDADVLRKAMGKKMIDVLAKMEPKFISQAMEKGHAKDKLEKIWNDWKAFAEYAFNKSHSTCYAWVAYQTAYLKANYPAEYMAAVLSNNMSDIKQVSFFMEECKRMGLQVLGPDVNESFYKFTVNDDYAVRFGMGAIKGVGSGAVATIVENRKDGKYKSIFDLTKRIDLRAANKKALENLILAGGFDSFEGTTRAQYFHDDGDGITFYEKSIKYGSKFQENENSSQVSLFGESSDVQIAEPVVPPCEDWSTMEKLAKEKEVVGIYISGHPLDDYKFEMKYFCNAKLEALKNMELYIGKNLTFGGIITNVQHRVAKNGKGWGTFMLEGYDESYEFKIFGEEYLKFRHFFIQNNFTFMKVMIKEGWVNQDTGKKTEPRMQFVLVQYLQDVLSTFAKKLILLLNVKDIEAEFIHKLNRLFQENKGDNTVTFEIMELEKIKRLVEAQPEFVDTDEESFVDENEEVAELPEEKSVTEIEEIKVVTKLSMPSRKLKIQISNELLFELEKMQVNFKLN; the protein is encoded by the coding sequence ATGTACTTAATATTCGATACCGAAACCACAGGATTACCCAAGAAATGGGGCGCACCCATTTCTGATACCGACAACTGGCCAAGATGTGTACAAATTGCATGGCAGCTGCACGACGACATGGGGAAACTCATCGAGCATCAGGATTATTTGGTAAAACCGGAAGGATTTAACATTCCGTATGATGCCGAGCGTATTCACGGAATATCCACCGAATTGGCCGAAGCCGAAGGTATTTCGTTGGCCGAAGTTTTGGAGAAATTCAATATCGCTTTAGGCAAAGCCAAGTTTATTGTGGGGCAGAATCTAGGTTTTGATATTAACATTATGGGATGTGAATTCTATAGAATGGGAGTTGACTCTCCTATGGGTTCAATGCCAATTCTAGATACTTGTACAGAGGTTACCGCTTCGTTATTAAAATTACCCGGAGGGCGTGGAGGCAAATTCAAATTGCCAACTTTAACAGAACTACACTCTTATCTTTTCGATAAACCTTTTGCGGAAGCGCACAACGCCACTGCCGATGTTGAGGCAACCACGCGTTGTTTCTTGGAATTAATTCGTCGTGATATTTTTACCAAAGAGGAACTCGATGTTGAAATTGGTTATTTCAAGGATTTCAAAAGTAAAAATCCCCATGAAATTGAGCTGATTGGTTTAAAACACATCAATCTAAAAGAAGCTTCAGAAAAAATTCGACTTCAATTTGGAGAGAAACAAGCCGTTTCAGTTTCCAAAGAAGAACTTACGGAAAATAAAAAAGTTCTAATAGATGCGCCTTTTGTGCATTTACATAATCATACGCAGTTTTCGGTTTTGCAATCGACCATTAGTATTGCTGCATTAGTAAAAGCAGCCGCACAACAAAAAATGCCTGCCGTAGCAATGACGGATCACGCCAATTTGATGGGAGCCTTTCATTTTGTCCGCGATATTTTATACCATAATAAAGCAGCCGAATCCAAAAATAAAGCAGCCATAGAAAACGGTGAGGAACCTACTGAAGTTCCGATGAAACCGATTGTAGGTTGTGAATTCTTTGTCTGCGAAGACCATAAAAACAAGTCGGTAAAAGACAATGGATACCAAATAGTACTTTTGGCAAAGACCAAAAAAGGCTATCATAATTTGGCCAAAATGTCTTCCATCGCCTATACTGAAGGATTTTATTATGTTCCTAGAATAGACCGGAAAGTCATTCAGCAGTACAAAGAAGACATTATTGTTTTATCCGGAAATCTCTATGGCGAAATCCCCAGCAAAGTATTAAATCTTGGAGAAAATCAAGCTGAGGAAGCTTTGCTCTGGTGGAAAAATGAATTCCAAGACGATTTCTATATTGAGTTGATGCGTCACAATCAAGAGGATGAAAATCGTGTGAATACATCCTTGATTTCGTTGGCTAGAAAGCACGAAGTGAAGCTCATTGCAACCAACAATATTTTTTATATCGATAAAGAAAATGCCAACGCCCACGATATTTTGCTTTGTGTGCGGGATGGTGAAAAACAAACTACGCCAATCGGTCGTGGTCGTGGCTATCGTTATGGTTTGCCCAATCAAGAATATTATTTCAAGTCGGGAGACGAGATGAAACAACTCTTTGCCGATTTACCCGAAGCGATTTCGAATATATCGGAGATTGTTGATAAGATTGAAATTTTCGATTTAGCCCGTGAAGTATTGCTTCCCAAGTTTGAAATCCCAGTGGAGTTCAACGACCCTGAAGATGAAAAAGATGGCGGAGTACGCGGGGAAAATGCCTATTTGAGACATCTTACTTTTGAAGGAGCAAATCGCCGATATCCTGTAATTACTGACGAGATTCAGGAACGATTGGATTTTGAATTATTGACCATTAAGAATTCAGGATATCCTGGATATTTTTTGATTGTACAGGATTTAATTGCCGAAGCCAGAAGTATGGGTGTTTCGGTAGGTCCGGGAAGGGGATCTGCAGCGGGATCGGTGGTAGCCTATTGTTTGAAGATTACCAATATTGACCCCTTGATGTACAATCTGCTTTTTGAGCGTTTCCTGAATCCCGATCGTGTGTCACTACCCGATATTGATATCGATTTTGATGATGAAGGCCGTAGTAGCGTAATGGATTATGTGATTCGAAAATACGGTTCCAAACAAGTGGCCCAGATTATAACGTATGGTAAAATGGCAACCAAATCGGCGATTCGTGATACGGCTCGTGTACTGGATTTACCATTATTTGAAGCCGATAAAATTGCAAAATTGATTCCGGGAATGATGCCTTCCAAATGGAATTTGGCTCGTTTCTTGAACGAGAAAGAAGATGTTATTCGGAAAGCAGTTCGACCGGAAGAATACGATAAGATTAAGGAATTAATCGAAATTGCGAATGAAGGAGATTTGGGCGGTGAAACAATCCAGCAAGCAAAAGTCTTAGAAGGAAATTTAAGAAATACAGGTATTCACGCCTGTGGAGTGATTATTACGCCAAGTGATATTACCAATTTCGTTCCTGTGGCTACGGCAAAAGATTCGGATTTGTTTGTCACCCAGTTTGACAACTCGGTCGTAGAAAGTGCCGGTTTGTTGAAAATGGACTTCTTGGGTTTGAAGACCCTAACGCTTATAAAAGATACCGTAAAATTAGTAAAATACAGATCGGGAATTGAACTCGATCCTGATACATTTCCTATTGATGACGCAAAAACATATGAACTTTTCCAGCGTGGAGAAACAGTAGGGATTTTTCAATATGAGAGTGCGGGAATGCAAAAATACATGAAGGAACTAAAACCCACGGTTTTTCCCGATTTGATTGCCATGAATGCATTGTATCGTCCGGGACCGATTGCTTATATCCCGAGTTTTATTAAACGTAAAAACGGAGAAGAGCCTATCGAATACGATTTGGCCGACTGCGAAGAACTGCTAAAAGATACGTACGGAATTACCGTTTACCAAGAACAGGTAATGCTCTTGTCCCAAAAACTAGCAGGATTCTCAAAGGGTGATGCCGATGTTTTGCGTAAAGCGATGGGAAAAAAGATGATTGATGTTTTGGCCAAAATGGAGCCAAAATTCATCTCTCAGGCGATGGAAAAAGGACATGCCAAAGACAAGTTGGAAAAAATCTGGAATGACTGGAAAGCCTTTGCCGAATATGCTTTTAACAAATCGCACTCGACCTGTTATGCGTGGGTTGCCTATCAAACGGCTTATCTCAAAGCCAACTACCCAGCAGAATATATGGCGGCGGTTTTGTCTAATAATATGAGTGACATCAAGCAAGTTTCTTTCTTTATGGAGGAATGTAAACGCATGGGATTACAGGTTCTTGGACCTGATGTGAATGAATCGTTTTATAAGTTTACAGTAAATGATGATTATGCGGTACGTTTTGGGATGGGGGCTATAAAAGGTGTTGGTTCCGGAGCTGTGGCAACCATTGTAGAGAATAGAAAAGACGGAAAATACAAGTCTATTTTCGACTTAACCAAGCGTATTGATTTACGCGCAGCGAATAAAAAAGCACTCGAAAACTTAATTCTGGCCGGTGGATTTGATTCGTTCGAAGGAACAACCCGAGCGCAATATTTTCATGATGATGGCGATGGAATTACGTTCTATGAAAAATCCATCAAGTACGGATCCAAATTTCAGGAGAATGAAAATTCATCTCAGGTGAGTTTGTTTGGCGAAAGCAGTGATGTACAAATTGCCGAACCTGTTGTTCCTCCTTGTGAAGACTGGAGCACGATGGAAAAACTGGCCAAAGAAAAAGAGGTTGTTGGAATATACATTTCAGGACATCCACTGGACGATTACAAATTTGAAATGAAATATTTTTGCAATGCCAAATTAGAAGCGTTGAAAAATATGGAATTATATATAGGTAAGAATCTAACTTTTGGAGGGATTATCACCAACGTGCAACACCGTGTGGCCAAGAACGGAAAGGGCTGGGGAACTTTTATGCTCGAAGGCTATGACGAAAGTTATGAGTTTAAAATTTTTGGGGAGGAGTATTTAAAGTTCAGGCATTTCTTTATTCAAAACAACTTTACTTTTATGAAAGTGATGATAAAAGAAGGTTGGGTCAATCAGGATACGGGCAAAAAAACGGAACCCAGAATGCAGTTTGTTCTCGTGCAATATTTGCAAGATGTTCTGAGTACTTTTGCCAAAAAGTTAATTCTTTTGTTGAATGTTAAAGACATTGAAGCCGAATTCATTCATAAACTGAATCGTTTGTTTCAGGAGAATAAAGGAGATAATACGGTGACTTTTGAAATTATGGAATTGGAAAAAATAAAACGGCTTGTAGAAGCGCAACCAGAGTTTGTTGATACGGACGAAGAATCTTTTGTGGATGAAAATGAAGAAGTTGCTGAACTACCGGAAGAAAAATCTGTTACAGAAATAGAAGAAATTAAAGTGGTAACCAAATTGTCGATGCCAAGTAGGAAGCTGAAAATCCAAATTTCAAATGAATTATTGTTTGAATTGGAGAAAATGCAGGTCAATTTTAAGCTCAATTAA